From Panicum hallii strain FIL2 chromosome 2, PHallii_v3.1, whole genome shotgun sequence, a single genomic window includes:
- the LOC112881813 gene encoding hydrophobic protein LTI6A, with amino-acid sequence MSDGTATCIDIILAIILPPLGVFFKFGCGVEFWICLVLTFFGYLPGIIYAVWAITK; translated from the exons ATGTCGGACGGCACGGCGACCTGCATCGACATCATCCTCGCCATCATCCTGCCGCCGCTCGGGGTCTTCTTCAAGTTCGGCTGCGGG GTTGAGTTCTGGATCTGCCTCGTCCTCACCTTCTTCGGCTACCTCCCCGGCATCATCTACGCCGTCTGGGCCATCACCAAGTAG